The Kaustia mangrovi genome has a segment encoding these proteins:
- a CDS encoding aminotransferase class V-fold PLP-dependent enzyme, with the protein MDKTTGFDLDRIRADTPATAGLIHLNNAGAALPPEPVVRAICDHIALEARLGGYEAADAERARIEAVYDSLARLVNASRPEIALMPHATAAWQLAFYALDFRAGDRILTARAEYAANYVAYLQMSRRTGCVIETIPDDETGAIDTGALERMIDGRVKLVSVTWLPTNGGLVNPAAEIGRIARAHGVPYLLDACQAVGQMPVDVEALGCDFLSATGRKFLRGPRGTGFLYVRKSWLDRLEPPMLDHYGAPWVSSDAYELRSDARRFECWEKPYALTLGLGTAADYALALGLETIRDRAWRLAETLRAGLARIPSITVRDLGHERSAIVTFDHDRVPAGDIKAAMRGAGINVSVSSPSSTLLDATARALPPVVRVSPHYYNSEAEIAAVLDRLEEIAGQ; encoded by the coding sequence ATGGACAAGACGACGGGTTTCGATCTCGACCGCATTCGCGCGGACACGCCCGCGACGGCGGGGCTCATCCATCTCAACAATGCCGGCGCGGCTTTGCCGCCGGAGCCTGTGGTGCGCGCCATCTGCGACCATATCGCTCTGGAGGCGCGGCTCGGCGGATACGAGGCGGCCGACGCGGAGCGTGCGCGTATCGAGGCGGTCTACGATTCGCTCGCCCGGCTGGTGAACGCGTCCCGGCCGGAGATCGCGCTCATGCCCCATGCGACGGCGGCCTGGCAGCTCGCCTTCTATGCGCTCGACTTCCGGGCGGGCGACCGCATCCTGACCGCGCGGGCCGAATATGCCGCCAACTATGTGGCTTATCTCCAGATGAGCCGGCGCACGGGCTGTGTGATCGAGACCATCCCCGACGACGAGACGGGCGCCATCGACACGGGCGCGCTGGAGCGCATGATCGACGGGCGCGTGAAGCTCGTCTCGGTCACCTGGTTGCCGACCAATGGCGGGCTCGTGAACCCGGCCGCCGAGATCGGCCGCATCGCGCGCGCCCACGGGGTGCCCTATCTCCTCGACGCGTGCCAGGCGGTCGGCCAGATGCCGGTGGATGTGGAGGCGCTGGGATGCGATTTCCTGAGCGCCACGGGCCGGAAGTTCCTGCGGGGGCCGCGCGGCACGGGCTTCCTCTATGTGCGAAAGAGCTGGCTCGACCGGCTCGAGCCGCCCATGCTCGATCACTATGGCGCGCCATGGGTCTCGTCCGATGCCTATGAGCTGCGGTCCGACGCGCGCCGCTTCGAGTGCTGGGAGAAGCCCTACGCCCTGACGCTCGGCCTTGGCACGGCGGCGGATTATGCGCTGGCGCTCGGCCTGGAGACCATTCGCGACCGGGCCTGGCGCCTTGCGGAGACGTTGCGCGCCGGGCTCGCCCGGATACCCAGCATCACGGTGCGCGATCTCGGCCATGAGCGCTCCGCCATCGTCACATTCGACCATGACCGCGTGCCGGCCGGCGACATCAAGGCGGCGATGCGCGGGGCAGGGATCAATGTCAGCGTGTCCTCGCCCTCCAGCACGCTCCTGGACGCGACCGCCCGGGCCCTGCCGCCGGTGGTGCGCGTCTCGCCGCACTACTACAACAGCGAGGCCGAGATCGCGGCTGTCCTCGACAGGCTCGAGGAGATTGCTGGCCAGTGA
- a CDS encoding DUF3100 domain-containing protein, with amino-acid sequence MEALRNTATLWRLHLAVLVITIVSELIGIRKIPIGIGAILLLPLLYAFVFGLLVNPNVVKGARKLIGEREVKAATPLIVIAIMPFIAKFGTTIGPAMDKIIAAGPALLLQELGNLGTIVIAFPIAVWVLRMGREAIGATFSIAREPNIAIIADRYSLKSPEGAGVMGVYVVGTLFGTFAFAIMASLFASFEVFDPRALAMACGVGSGSMMAACSGALASALPEMKDEILALAGASNLLTYATGLYAALFIALPVVEKLYGLCRPGDAAGAPTYAKGE; translated from the coding sequence ATGGAAGCACTACGGAACACGGCGACGCTCTGGCGGCTGCATCTCGCCGTGCTCGTCATCACTATCGTTTCGGAGCTGATCGGCATTCGCAAGATCCCGATCGGTATCGGCGCGATCCTTCTTCTGCCGCTGCTCTACGCCTTCGTCTTCGGGCTTCTGGTCAACCCGAATGTGGTGAAGGGGGCCCGCAAGCTGATCGGCGAGCGCGAGGTGAAGGCGGCGACCCCGCTCATCGTCATCGCGATCATGCCGTTCATCGCCAAGTTCGGCACGACCATCGGGCCCGCCATGGACAAGATCATCGCCGCGGGCCCGGCGCTCCTGCTTCAGGAGCTCGGCAATCTCGGCACCATCGTGATCGCCTTCCCGATTGCGGTCTGGGTGCTGCGCATGGGCCGGGAAGCGATCGGGGCGACCTTCTCCATCGCGCGCGAGCCCAATATCGCCATCATCGCCGACCGCTATTCCCTGAAGAGCCCCGAGGGCGCGGGCGTCATGGGCGTCTATGTGGTGGGCACGCTGTTCGGCACCTTCGCCTTTGCCATCATGGCCTCGCTCTTCGCCTCCTTCGAGGTGTTCGATCCACGCGCGCTCGCCATGGCCTGCGGCGTCGGCAGCGGGTCGATGATGGCGGCCTGCTCCGGCGCGCTTGCCTCCGCCCTGCCGGAGATGAAGGACGAGATCCTCGCGCTCGCCGGCGCGAGCAACCTTCTGACCTATGCCACCGGCCTCTATGCGGCACTCTTCATCGCCCTGCCGGTGGTGGAGAAGCTCTACGGCCTGTGCCGGCCCGGTGACGCCGCCGGCGCCCCGACCTACGCGAAAGGGGAGTGA
- a CDS encoding Dps family protein yields MSGNIELTDQAKKACADAMFKALSDTFVLYLKTHNFHWNVVGPQFVSLHKLFEDQYQDLWNTLDEMAERIRALGQPVDGTTASFKNAAEIKETDARPAAKDMLKELVADNETAVRTIRAAFSTVDEAGDEASADLLTDRLSYHEKQIWMMKSLLEA; encoded by the coding sequence ATGTCGGGTAATATCGAGCTTACCGATCAGGCGAAGAAGGCCTGTGCCGACGCGATGTTCAAGGCGCTTTCGGACACCTTCGTGCTCTATCTGAAGACGCACAATTTCCACTGGAACGTGGTCGGCCCGCAGTTCGTGAGCCTGCACAAGCTGTTCGAGGACCAGTATCAGGATCTCTGGAACACGCTGGACGAGATGGCGGAGCGCATCCGGGCGCTCGGCCAGCCGGTGGACGGCACCACGGCGAGCTTCAAGAACGCCGCCGAGATCAAGGAAACCGATGCGCGCCCCGCCGCCAAGGACATGCTGAAGGAACTCGTCGCCGACAACGAGACGGCGGTGCGCACGATCCGTGCGGCCTTCTCTACCGTCGACGAGGCGGGCGACGAGGCGAGCGCCGATCTCCTGACGGACCGGTTGAGCTATCACGAAAAGCAGATCTGGATGATGAAGAGCCTGCTCGAGGCATAG
- a CDS encoding VOC family protein has product MAVGLLVNIDVDDLDRATAFYCDAFGLDIGRRFGGEVIELIGASSPIYLLSKPAGSAATSTTGQTRDYDRHWTPVHLDIVVPDIEAAVARAETAGARIESPVKTSSWGRLAMISDPFGHGLCLIEFIGRGYDEIAD; this is encoded by the coding sequence ATGGCCGTCGGACTTCTCGTGAATATCGACGTGGACGATCTCGACCGGGCCACGGCTTTCTATTGCGATGCGTTCGGGCTCGACATCGGGCGCCGCTTCGGCGGCGAGGTCATCGAGCTGATCGGCGCCTCCTCGCCCATCTACCTCCTCTCCAAGCCGGCTGGCAGCGCGGCCACCTCAACGACCGGCCAGACGCGGGACTATGACCGCCACTGGACCCCGGTCCATCTCGATATCGTCGTTCCCGACATCGAAGCAGCCGTCGCCCGCGCCGAAACGGCCGGTGCACGCATCGAGTCCCCGGTCAAGACCAGCAGCTGGGGACGGCTTGCCATGATCTCCGATCCCTTCGGACACGGCCTGTGCCTGATCGAGTTCATCGGGCGGGGCTATGACGAGATCGCTGATTGA
- a CDS encoding GFA family protein, with the protein MASTLDGGRACGSVRYRLEDEPIVVHCCHCRFCQRMSGSAFGLNAMIETERVTLLGRTLPEPVPTPPTHPKGQVWYRCPSCQVSV; encoded by the coding sequence ATGGCAAGCACTCTTGACGGCGGTCGCGCCTGCGGCTCGGTTCGCTATCGCCTGGAGGACGAGCCGATCGTCGTCCATTGCTGCCACTGCCGCTTCTGCCAGCGCATGAGCGGATCCGCCTTCGGTCTCAATGCGATGATCGAAACCGAGCGGGTGACCCTTCTGGGCCGGACCCTGCCGGAGCCCGTTCCAACGCCCCCGACGCACCCGAAGGGGCAGGTCTGGTATCGCTGCCCCTCTTGCCAGGTATCGGTGTAG
- a CDS encoding DMT family transporter, protein MRFYIFLALAPLFWASNWVVGRGLHEIVPPVGLNFARWTVAFLVIAPWGVPRVVRAWPVVKQNWKVLGVLGLLGAGLFQTMIYLGLNFTTVINAVVINSTLSFFMLIISWLMLREPMTRLQIVGVLISFVGILVIVGRGDPAFVLDMHFGLGDLLILCAMPLWALYSVILKRWPPSLPAFETLTVISGIGFLVMLVLYTGDAVLFGRHLPLDDGRIWAAIAYVGIVPTIAAFFCWNEGIRGLGPNMASFLYPLMPVYGMVLAIIFLGEALHAYQVAALAIILVGVYLCTAFQPKRAGAARAPAPSRSRH, encoded by the coding sequence ATGCGCTTCTACATCTTTCTCGCGCTCGCGCCCCTCTTCTGGGCCAGCAACTGGGTCGTCGGCCGCGGGCTGCACGAGATCGTGCCGCCGGTCGGGCTGAACTTCGCGCGCTGGACGGTGGCCTTCCTCGTCATCGCGCCGTGGGGCGTGCCGCGGGTCGTCAGGGCATGGCCCGTGGTGAAACAGAACTGGAAGGTGCTTGGCGTGCTCGGCCTTCTGGGCGCCGGCCTGTTCCAGACCATGATCTATCTGGGGCTCAATTTCACCACGGTGATCAATGCCGTGGTCATCAACTCCACGCTCTCCTTCTTCATGCTGATTATCAGTTGGCTGATGCTGCGCGAACCCATGACGCGGCTGCAGATCGTCGGCGTCCTCATCTCCTTCGTCGGCATACTGGTCATCGTGGGGAGGGGGGACCCGGCCTTCGTCCTCGACATGCATTTCGGGCTCGGCGACCTCCTCATCCTCTGCGCCATGCCGCTCTGGGCGCTCTATTCGGTGATCCTGAAGCGCTGGCCGCCGAGCCTGCCGGCCTTCGAGACACTGACGGTCATCTCCGGCATCGGCTTCCTCGTCATGTTGGTGCTCTATACGGGCGATGCGGTGCTCTTCGGCCGCCACCTGCCGCTCGACGACGGGCGCATCTGGGCGGCCATCGCCTATGTCGGCATCGTTCCGACCATCGCGGCCTTCTTCTGCTGGAACGAGGGGATCCGCGGGCTCGGCCCCAATATGGCGAGCTTTCTCTATCCGCTCATGCCGGTCTACGGCATGGTGCTCGCCATCATCTTCCTCGGCGAGGCGCTTCATGCCTATCAGGTCGCAGCCCTCGCGATCATCCTCGTCGGCGTCTATCTGTGCACCGCCTTCCAGCCGAAACGGGCAGGGGCCGCGCGTGCGCCCGCGCCGTCACGCAGCCGTCACTGA
- a CDS encoding DUF3419 family protein, with the protein MSGTTIRRGETRNRLKAAVHRHRAASGNGVLERLFTFAFKGLVYPQIWEDPEIDLEALEIGPDHHVVTIASGGCNVLSYLTADPARVTAVDLNRAHVALTRLKLAAARQLPTYETFYRFFGEADERANIAVYDRFLKGRLDRETRAYWETRTVTGRRRITLFARDLYRHGLLGKFIGLAHATARLYGIDPKLILQARSLDEQRSVFETLYAPLFDRRLVRWATGRRVALFGLGIPPQQYEALASAGAGDMTLVLRERLERLACGFPVSENYFAWQAFARGYAPDASGPLPPYLRREHFRRIAGRVERVRVLNTSYTDFLAEQPDASVDRYVLLDAQDWMTDQQLDALWTQITRTAAPGARVVFRTAAEPSLLPGRVSDAILGRWTYEEERSRSLTARDRASIYGGVHLYRLDG; encoded by the coding sequence GTGTCCGGCACCACGATCCGGCGGGGCGAGACCCGCAACAGGCTGAAGGCGGCGGTACACCGCCATCGCGCGGCGAGTGGCAACGGCGTTCTGGAACGCCTCTTCACCTTCGCCTTCAAGGGGCTCGTCTACCCACAGATCTGGGAAGATCCGGAGATCGATCTGGAGGCCCTGGAGATCGGTCCGGACCACCATGTGGTCACCATCGCGTCGGGCGGCTGCAATGTGCTGAGCTACCTCACGGCCGATCCGGCGCGCGTTACCGCCGTCGACCTCAACCGCGCCCATGTCGCGCTCACGCGGCTGAAGCTCGCCGCGGCCCGCCAGCTTCCCACCTACGAGACCTTCTACCGGTTCTTCGGCGAGGCCGACGAGCGCGCCAACATCGCCGTCTATGACCGGTTCCTCAAAGGCCGCCTCGATCGCGAGACGCGCGCCTACTGGGAAACGCGCACCGTGACCGGGCGCCGGCGCATCACGCTGTTCGCCCGCGACCTCTACCGCCACGGGCTGCTCGGCAAGTTCATCGGGCTGGCGCATGCCACGGCGCGGCTTTATGGCATCGACCCGAAGCTGATCCTTCAGGCGCGCTCGCTGGACGAGCAGCGCAGCGTGTTCGAGACGCTCTATGCGCCGCTGTTCGACCGGCGGCTGGTGCGCTGGGCGACGGGGCGGCGCGTCGCGCTGTTCGGGCTCGGCATTCCGCCCCAGCAATACGAGGCGCTGGCCTCCGCCGGCGCCGGCGACATGACACTGGTACTGCGCGAGCGGTTGGAGCGGCTTGCCTGCGGCTTTCCGGTGTCGGAGAACTACTTCGCCTGGCAGGCCTTCGCGCGCGGCTATGCACCGGATGCCTCCGGGCCGCTGCCGCCCTATCTCAGGCGTGAGCACTTTCGCCGGATCGCGGGCCGGGTGGAGCGCGTGCGCGTGCTCAACACCTCCTATACCGATTTCCTCGCCGAGCAGCCGGATGCCAGCGTCGACCGCTATGTGCTGCTCGACGCGCAGGACTGGATGACCGACCAGCAGCTCGACGCGCTGTGGACGCAGATCACCCGTACGGCGGCGCCTGGGGCGCGCGTCGTCTTCCGCACGGCCGCGGAGCCGAGCCTGCTGCCCGGACGGGTGAGCGACGCCATCCTCGGGCGCTGGACCTATGAGGAGGAGCGCTCCCGTTCCCTCACGGCCCGCGACCGGGCCTCGATCTATGGAGGCGTCCATCTCTACAGGCTCGATGGATAA
- a CDS encoding class I SAM-dependent methyltransferase: protein MDRIYRYQRYVYDATRKYYLIGRDRLIDELAPAPGDHVLELGCGTGRNLVAAALRYPRAHFTGVDISSEMLKSAERSVRAAGVGSRVRLVRGDAAAVGADRIGPDGRFGRVFFSYSLSMIPDWQGALDRGLAALAPGGRLHIVDFGQQERLPVLAGRAVFAWLAYNHVTPRAGLEEALADRAARHGLRLDYHRLARGYTHYAILRDAEQRS from the coding sequence ATGGATCGCATCTACCGCTATCAGCGGTATGTCTACGATGCGACGCGGAAATACTATCTCATCGGCCGCGACAGGCTGATCGACGAACTCGCCCCGGCGCCCGGCGATCATGTGCTGGAGCTCGGCTGCGGCACGGGTCGCAATCTCGTGGCAGCGGCCCTGCGCTATCCCCGGGCGCACTTCACCGGGGTCGACATCTCCTCGGAGATGCTGAAGAGCGCGGAGCGCTCCGTGCGCGCCGCCGGGGTCGGGTCCCGCGTCCGGCTCGTCAGGGGCGATGCCGCTGCCGTCGGCGCCGACCGGATCGGGCCCGACGGGCGTTTCGGCCGGGTCTTCTTCTCCTATTCCCTCTCCATGATTCCCGACTGGCAGGGCGCGCTCGACCGCGGGCTTGCCGCGCTCGCCCCGGGAGGCCGGCTCCATATCGTGGATTTCGGCCAGCAGGAGCGGCTTCCCGTCCTCGCGGGCCGGGCCGTCTTCGCCTGGCTCGCCTATAACCACGTCACGCCCCGGGCGGGCCTGGAGGAGGCGCTGGCCGACCGCGCGGCGCGCCATGGCCTGCGTCTCGACTACCACCGCCTCGCGCGTGGCTATACCCACTACGCCATCCTTCGCGACGCCGAACAGCGCTCCTGA
- a CDS encoding glutathione S-transferase family protein — translation MDAQGPKDSVALYYWPTPNGWKITIMLEECGLPYEVRYVDIGKGEQFEPAFLEISPNNRMPAIVDPDGPGGEPVSVFESGAILRYLGEKTGRFYPADPRARIEVDQWLFWQMGGLGPMAGQAHHFRQYAREQIPYAIDRYTREVARLYGVMDRRLADRDYLAGDYSIADMASFPWVKPYKRQGQDLDDFPNLRRWFDRIVARPAVERALKVGEEKRGDPSRLKTDDEAHAILFGGQPSKS, via the coding sequence ATGGACGCCCAAGGCCCGAAAGACTCCGTTGCGCTCTATTACTGGCCGACGCCGAATGGCTGGAAGATCACCATCATGCTGGAGGAATGCGGGCTGCCCTACGAGGTCCGCTATGTGGATATCGGCAAGGGCGAACAGTTCGAGCCCGCTTTCCTGGAGATTTCGCCGAACAACCGCATGCCGGCCATCGTCGATCCGGACGGGCCGGGCGGCGAGCCGGTCTCGGTGTTCGAGTCCGGGGCGATCCTGCGATATCTGGGCGAGAAGACGGGACGGTTCTACCCCGCCGATCCGCGCGCCCGGATCGAGGTGGACCAGTGGCTCTTCTGGCAGATGGGCGGGCTCGGGCCCATGGCGGGACAGGCCCATCATTTCCGCCAGTATGCGCGCGAGCAGATCCCCTATGCCATCGACCGCTATACGCGCGAGGTGGCGCGCCTTTACGGCGTCATGGATCGCCGCCTCGCCGACAGGGACTATCTGGCGGGCGACTATTCCATCGCCGACATGGCGAGCTTTCCCTGGGTGAAGCCCTACAAGCGCCAGGGGCAGGATCTGGACGACTTCCCCAATCTGCGCCGGTGGTTCGACCGCATCGTGGCCCGGCCCGCCGTGGAACGTGCGCTGAAGGTCGGCGAGGAGAAGAGGGGCGATCCCTCGCGCCTCAAGACCGACGACGAGGCCCACGCCATCCTGTTCGGCGGCCAGCCGTCGAAGAGCTAG
- a CDS encoding mechanosensitive ion channel family protein encodes MKIEGFSGSLFTEDFESKTLERWICIDNATQHRATRSGEMNNLLRILCLIATVFVIAPGAGVAAQDGGPAPVKESAGNPLFPSETADGIEAILDQLTAPGEEGAQPLDELLEPANTNSPRDTIVSFLKLTQRYYDLLRQDTYTREDTAELQHLYEQMQWFFDLRTVAPSLRQDVAVNDAVYLREIIDRIGLPPLESIPGRDEMIAAIGQGYAPAWKIEDSPLEIVRIDEGPNQGKYLFSEETLDSVEDLFWKLRSFPYRTTAAEGFYEASFLTPNPTLQAWTDGLPGWLHQDVLGQTLWQWIAMIALFLLAALAIWLLSKALNRLTRNATPLIRNSVRLLVPLAAAVLSYALYDVIGDKIFVTGLVFQSAVYVIYGMALLAAVIFIFSLGTVMIDLVAATDYAEQRRSDVHLIALGIRVVSIVAIVALLLQGMRLMGFSLATIVASAGVTGLAVALAAQNTLKNVFGSLMLLLDRPFEVGQRIKLRDYEGIVEDIGMRSTRLRLLSGHLVSIPNENVAEMDIENVDMRPSIKRTINLPLPRDTSLEKIERVVAVLREILSVPDTGGAKAGGQASSHDKPKPSQRHPNEAINHPEEPPRVFFNEIDANSLNIVVTYAYSPPDHAAYLEHAQMINQEILRRLREEGI; translated from the coding sequence TTGAAAATCGAGGGATTTTCCGGATCTCTGTTTACTGAAGACTTCGAATCTAAGACATTGGAACGCTGGATTTGCATCGACAATGCCACGCAACACAGGGCGACCCGATCCGGCGAAATGAACAATTTACTTCGAATTCTGTGCCTTATCGCAACGGTCTTCGTCATCGCTCCCGGCGCGGGGGTGGCGGCACAAGACGGTGGCCCCGCGCCGGTCAAGGAGAGCGCGGGAAATCCGCTTTTTCCGTCCGAGACCGCAGACGGCATCGAGGCCATCCTCGATCAGCTCACGGCACCTGGCGAGGAGGGCGCCCAGCCTCTGGACGAGTTGCTGGAGCCGGCCAATACGAACAGCCCCCGCGACACGATCGTCAGCTTTCTCAAACTGACCCAGCGCTATTACGACCTGCTGCGGCAGGACACATACACGCGCGAGGATACGGCGGAATTGCAGCATCTCTACGAGCAGATGCAGTGGTTCTTCGATCTCAGGACCGTCGCACCGTCGCTGCGCCAGGATGTGGCCGTGAACGATGCTGTCTATCTGCGCGAGATCATCGACCGGATCGGCCTGCCGCCGCTTGAGAGCATTCCCGGTCGCGACGAGATGATCGCCGCAATCGGCCAAGGCTATGCGCCGGCCTGGAAGATCGAGGACAGCCCGCTGGAAATCGTACGGATCGACGAGGGGCCGAACCAGGGAAAGTATCTGTTCAGCGAGGAGACGCTCGACAGCGTCGAGGATCTGTTCTGGAAGCTCAGGTCGTTTCCCTACCGCACCACGGCTGCCGAAGGTTTCTACGAAGCCTCGTTTCTGACGCCCAATCCAACGCTCCAGGCCTGGACGGACGGGCTGCCAGGGTGGTTGCACCAGGATGTTCTCGGGCAAACGCTCTGGCAATGGATCGCGATGATCGCCCTCTTTCTCCTGGCTGCTCTCGCGATCTGGCTTCTGTCGAAGGCCCTCAATCGTCTGACGCGGAACGCCACACCTCTCATCCGGAATTCGGTACGGCTGCTCGTACCGCTTGCCGCGGCCGTGCTCAGCTATGCGCTGTACGATGTGATCGGCGACAAGATCTTCGTCACCGGGCTGGTGTTCCAGAGCGCGGTCTACGTCATCTATGGCATGGCGCTCCTGGCGGCCGTCATCTTCATCTTCTCGCTCGGAACGGTGATGATCGATCTGGTCGCGGCCACCGATTACGCCGAGCAGCGTCGCTCCGACGTGCATCTCATTGCCCTTGGCATCCGCGTCGTCAGCATTGTCGCGATCGTCGCCCTCCTCCTGCAGGGCATGCGCCTCATGGGGTTCTCGCTGGCCACGATCGTCGCCAGCGCCGGCGTCACCGGCCTTGCGGTCGCGCTCGCTGCGCAGAACACGCTGAAGAACGTTTTCGGCAGCCTGATGCTGCTGCTGGACAGGCCGTTCGAGGTCGGCCAGCGGATCAAGCTGCGGGATTATGAGGGCATTGTCGAGGATATCGGAATGCGCTCGACGCGGCTTCGCCTGCTGTCGGGCCATCTCGTCAGCATCCCCAACGAGAATGTCGCCGAGATGGACATCGAGAATGTCGACATGCGGCCCTCGATCAAGCGCACGATCAACCTTCCGCTGCCTCGCGATACATCTCTGGAGAAGATCGAGCGCGTCGTTGCGGTTCTGCGCGAAATCCTGTCCGTTCCCGATACCGGCGGGGCGAAAGCGGGCGGGCAGGCCTCATCGCACGACAAGCCGAAGCCATCGCAACGCCATCCGAACGAGGCGATCAACCACCCGGAAGAACCACCGCGCGTCTTCTTCAACGAGATCGACGCGAATTCGCTCAATATTGTCGTCACCTATGCTTACAGTCCGCCGGATCATGCCGCCTATCTCGAGCACGCGCAGATGATAAATCAGGAGATCCTGCGTCGGTTGCGCGAGGAAGGCATCTAG
- a CDS encoding tyrosine-type recombinase/integrase produces MHRYQKPWRGAWYYVRRVPTAFAHLDKRNPVRVSANIAVADDPEGWRAARVIDRLDKETEAYWRGLLEGHAVEAQRRYDAARTRARALGFDYMPAMELAAKPIGDLLDRAEVLRPRDAAGSGPEIAAVLGGEDRPDFRLSTLFGEYERLSRASLKEKSEDQLRKWRNPKKRAVANLMTVIGDKRLSEITRNDALDFQAWWQDRIVGEGREIETANKDIGHINRMLRTLERWHRLGLPPVFSELRIEGGRVAQRQAYDAGYVRDRLFAPGALDGLNEEARAVIWLVAETGLRLSEACNLTSETIHLDEPVPYVAVRPDGRQMKTDQSAREIPLLGGALAAAKRFPEGFPRYRHRADALSALVNKYLDTAGLRPSKGHTLYSLRHTFEDRLTAVGAPEKVMAALMGHKYIRPKYGAGPSLELKAEWVGRIVYQVPHDTAS; encoded by the coding sequence ATGCATCGTTACCAGAAACCGTGGCGCGGGGCGTGGTATTACGTCCGAAGGGTGCCCACTGCCTTTGCCCATCTCGACAAGCGCAACCCTGTGCGGGTCTCCGCCAACATTGCCGTAGCCGACGATCCGGAGGGCTGGCGGGCCGCCCGGGTGATCGACCGGCTCGACAAGGAGACGGAGGCCTATTGGCGCGGGCTGCTGGAGGGCCATGCGGTCGAGGCGCAGAGGCGCTACGACGCGGCGCGGACCCGGGCGAGGGCGCTGGGCTTCGACTATATGCCGGCCATGGAGCTCGCGGCCAAGCCGATCGGCGACCTGCTCGACCGGGCGGAGGTCCTCAGGCCCCGGGACGCGGCGGGGAGCGGGCCGGAGATCGCCGCCGTGCTGGGCGGCGAGGACCGGCCGGACTTCCGCCTCTCGACGCTGTTCGGCGAGTATGAGCGCCTGTCGCGCGCCTCGCTGAAGGAGAAGTCGGAGGATCAGCTGCGCAAGTGGCGCAACCCGAAGAAGCGGGCTGTCGCCAACCTCATGACCGTGATCGGCGACAAGCGCCTATCGGAGATCACGCGCAACGACGCGCTGGACTTCCAGGCCTGGTGGCAGGACCGGATCGTGGGGGAGGGGCGCGAGATCGAGACGGCGAACAAGGATATCGGCCATATCAACCGGATGCTGCGCACGCTGGAGCGCTGGCACCGGCTGGGCCTGCCGCCGGTCTTCTCCGAGCTGCGCATCGAGGGCGGGCGCGTGGCCCAGCGCCAGGCCTACGATGCCGGCTATGTCCGCGACAGGCTGTTCGCGCCCGGTGCGCTCGACGGGCTGAACGAGGAGGCGCGGGCGGTGATCTGGCTGGTCGCGGAGACGGGTCTCCGGCTATCGGAGGCCTGCAACCTGACGTCTGAGACGATCCACCTGGACGAGCCGGTTCCCTATGTGGCCGTGCGCCCGGACGGGCGGCAGATGAAGACGGACCAGTCGGCCCGCGAGATCCCGCTGCTCGGCGGCGCGCTCGCCGCGGCGAAGCGTTTCCCCGAAGGCTTCCCGCGCTATCGCCACAGGGCCGACGCGCTCTCCGCGCTGGTGAACAAGTATCTCGACACTGCGGGGCTGAGGCCGTCCAAAGGCCACACGCTTTACAGTCTGCGCCATACCTTCGAGGATCGGCTGACGGCCGTCGGAGCGCCGGAGAAGGTGATGGCGGCGCTGATGGGGCACAAATACATCCGGCCGAAATACGGGGCGGGGCCGAGCCTGGAGCTCAAGGCGGAGTGGGTTGGGAGGATTGTCTATCAGGTCCCGCACGACACAGCCTCGTGA